A window of the Elusimicrobiota bacterium genome harbors these coding sequences:
- a CDS encoding SpoIID/LytB domain-containing protein: MIAATALALAAAMSASAGTVQVAIVRQAGSAKIMPEGKIMVAQPGTKSKPLEWKGELTLRPREGGLRLADLRLKSETRLVPSEGARIRVGPHLYRGALILRLDPGQTVTVVEEASVEEYLEGVLPHEMDPDWPLEALKAQAVVARTFTYANLGKFRKDGFDLTADTRSQVYKGMTLVNENVRAAVRQTRGEVLGWNGRLLRVYYHACCGGATTDAGAAWGGSEEIPRPLRGVRDPWCAPSPHMKWIAYFAWADLTAAISERQMLNSPLKSLRIGARDAAGYVRTFLVRSGGESVVVKASELRGSLGAGEMKSVRIKSVNLLKKGVEFVGGGSGHGVGLCQWGARLQAEKGRSYGRILTFYFPGSALSEVDE, from the coding sequence GTGATCGCGGCGACGGCGCTCGCCTTGGCGGCCGCGATGTCCGCCTCCGCCGGGACCGTCCAGGTCGCCATCGTGCGCCAGGCGGGCTCGGCCAAGATCATGCCCGAGGGAAAGATCATGGTCGCCCAACCCGGGACCAAGAGCAAGCCTCTCGAATGGAAGGGCGAGCTGACCTTGCGGCCGCGCGAGGGCGGCCTGCGCCTGGCCGACCTCCGCTTGAAGTCGGAGACCCGCCTCGTCCCGTCCGAAGGCGCGCGCATCCGGGTCGGGCCGCACCTCTATCGCGGCGCCCTGATCCTCCGCCTCGATCCCGGGCAGACGGTGACCGTCGTCGAGGAGGCCTCCGTCGAGGAGTATCTCGAGGGCGTCCTGCCCCACGAGATGGACCCGGACTGGCCGCTCGAGGCGCTGAAGGCGCAGGCCGTCGTCGCCCGGACCTTCACCTACGCGAACCTGGGCAAGTTCCGCAAGGACGGCTTCGACCTGACCGCCGACACGCGCTCCCAGGTGTACAAGGGCATGACCTTGGTCAACGAGAACGTGCGCGCGGCCGTGCGCCAGACGCGCGGCGAGGTCCTGGGCTGGAACGGGAGGCTCCTGCGCGTGTACTACCACGCCTGCTGCGGGGGTGCGACCACCGACGCGGGCGCCGCGTGGGGCGGCTCGGAGGAGATTCCCCGCCCGCTGCGCGGCGTGCGCGACCCGTGGTGCGCGCCGTCGCCGCACATGAAGTGGATCGCCTACTTCGCCTGGGCGGACCTGACGGCGGCGATCTCGGAGCGGCAGATGCTCAACAGCCCGCTGAAGAGCCTGCGCATCGGCGCGCGCGACGCGGCGGGCTACGTGCGCACCTTCCTCGTCCGCAGCGGCGGGGAGAGCGTCGTGGTGAAGGCCTCGGAGCTGCGCGGGTCGCTCGGCGCGGGCGAGATGAAGAGCGTGCGCATCAAGAGCGTGAACCTGCTCAAGAAAGGCGTCGAGTTCGTCGGCGGCGGCTCGGGCCACGGCGTGGGCCTGTGCCAGTGGGGCGCGCGCCTGCAGGCCGAGAAAGGGCGCAGCTACGGCCGGATCCTGACCTTCTACTTCCCCGGCTCCGCCTTGTCGGAGGTGGACGAGTGA